One window of the Athene noctua chromosome 5, bAthNoc1.hap1.1, whole genome shotgun sequence genome contains the following:
- the EXTL2 gene encoding exostosin-like 2: MRYFHFCKLPGRVMGIRLLRLTSVVIVVLLLVAGALTALLPNIKDDKMPNLRREPKTLSQSALDSFTLIMQTYNRTDLLLKLLNHYQAIPHLHKVIVVWNNIGEKIPEEMWNSLGPHPVPVVFKVQTVNHMRNRLQNFPELETKAVLMMDDDTLVSAHDLAFAFSVWQQFPEHIVGFVPRKHISTPSGVYSYGSFELQNPGYGNGDQYSMVLIGAAFFHSRYLEDFQRQPEAVYALIDETQNCDDIAMNFLVAKHTGKPSGVFVKPVDVRNLEKDTNSGYSGMWHRAEHLLQRSYCVNKLVNIYDGMPLKYSNIMISQFGFPNYANHKNKL; this comes from the exons ATGAG GTATTTTCACTTCTGTAAGCTTCCAGGAAGAGTTATGGGAATCCGCCTACTACGCTTGACTTCTGTGGTGATCGTTGTCTTACTTCTTGTGGCAGGTGCTTTAACAGCTTTGCTTCCCAATATCAAAGATGACAAAATGCCCAATCTGAGAAGGGAACCAAAAACTCTGAGTCAGTCTGCCTTGGATTCATTTACTCTTATTATGCAGACATATAATAGAACTGACTTACTGCTAAAGCTTTTAAATCATTATCAAGCCATCCCCCACCTACATAAAGTAATCGTTGTGTGGAACAACATTGGTGAGAAGATACCAGAGGAAATGTGGAATTCCTTGGGGCCTCATCCTGTCCCTGTTGTCTTTAAAGTTCAAACTGTAAATCACATGAGGAACAGACTCCAGAATTTCCCCGAGCTGGAAACGAAAG ctGTTTTAATGATGGATGATGACACACTAGTCAGTGCTCATGACCTTgcttttgccttttctgtttggcAG caatttCCAGAGCATATAGTTGGATTTGTTCCTAGAAAGCACATTTCTACTCCTTCAGGTGTATACAGTTATGGTAGCTTCGAATTGCAGAACCCTGGATATGGAAACGGAGATCAGTATTCTATGGTTCTTATTGGTGCAGCATTTTTTCATAGCAGGTATTTAGAAGACTTTCAAAGACAGCCAGAAGCTGTTTATGCCTTAATAGATGAAACTCAAAATTGTGATGATATTGCCATGAATTTTCTGGTAGCAAAGCATACTGGCAAGCCTTCAGGGGTGTTTGTGAAGCCTGTTGATGtaagaaatttagaaaaagacACTAACAGTGGCTATTCTGGAATGTGGCACCGAGCAGAGCATTTGTTACAGAGATCTTACTGTGTAAATAAACTGGTTAATATTTATGACGGCATGCctttaaaatattctaatatCATGATTTCTCAGTTTGGTTTTCCTAATTACGCcaatcacaaaaataaattataa